In a genomic window of Magnolia sinica isolate HGM2019 chromosome 14, MsV1, whole genome shotgun sequence:
- the LOC131224943 gene encoding uncharacterized protein LOC131224943, translating into MVPSLKIMMAAMDTLHSQPTPDGTQRSEPEILSEVLGTRSGYVRGLGHGAKFMAPARAASTRSIVIGESATRRINIAEKEVQQLQVVIHDIREQLEKKSEQLERQMEEQEEDEGSDKGERGAGEED; encoded by the exons ATGGTTCCTTCTCTCAAGATCATGATG gcggcGATGGACACTTTGcacagtcagcccactcccgatggtactcagcggagtgagccagagatcctgagtgaggtgcttggcacccgttctggatatgtgcgtgggcttggccatggtgccaagttcatggcacccgctagagctgcctccaccCGATCCATCGTCATTGGTGAGAGCGCCACCCGCCGAATTAATATCGCAGAGAAAGAGGTTCAACAGCTACAGGTCGTCATCCATGACATCAGAGAGCAGCTGGAGAAGAAGAGTGAGCAGCTGGAGAGGCAGATGGAGGAACAGGAGGAGGATGAAGGATCtgacaagggagagagaggagcaggagaggaggattgA